Part of the Pristiophorus japonicus isolate sPriJap1 chromosome 11, sPriJap1.hap1, whole genome shotgun sequence genome is shown below.
AATACCAGTTCCAGACACCTAAATATATCTCCGTGCAACAATGAAGATTCGGACCTTCTGCCAGAAACGCACACAAAATGATGCTCAACGGGAGAtacaatacaaaaagttagtactaCAAAGTGAACCCTGTGCATGACCATCACTCAAGATTTCTTTGGCTTCAGGAAAACACTGCTCCAAGGGCCTGCCTGCCTGTTGGATGTTGCTCGAACCAGGATTCAGCACCATTGTTTCTCGCTGATCAGCAAAgcattgtcattgggaaaatgctggagtccattattaaggaagcagtagcgggacttttggaaaagcatgattcaatcaagcagagttagcatggttttatgaaagggaaatcatgtttgacaaatttgctggagttctttgaggacgtaacgagcagggtggataaaggggaaccagtggatgtggtgtatttggattgccagaaggcattcgataaggtgacacgagaggttactgcacaagataaaagctcacggggttgggggtaatatattagttagccaatcttagCTAACACAAaatagagggtcgggataaatgggtcattttccggttggcaaacagtgactagtggagtgccgcagggatcggtgctggggcctgaaatatttacaatctatattaatgacttggatgaagggactgagtgcaatgtagccaagtttgctgatgatacaaagatgggtgggaaagcaaattgtgaggaggccacaaaaaatctgcaaagggatatagacaggctaagtgagtgggcaaacatttggcagatggagtataatgtgggaaaatgtgaggttatccattttggcagaaataatagaaaagcaaattaaaatttaaatggagaaaaattgcaaaaactgcagtacagagagacttgggggtccttatgcatgaaacacaaaaagttagtatgcaggtacagcaagtaatcaggaaggcaagtggaatgttggcctttattgcaagggggagagtgtataaaagcagagaagtcttgctacaactgtacagggtactggtgaggccacacctggtgtactgtgtacagttttgatctccgtacttaaggaaggatatacttgtattggaggctgttcagagaaagttcactaggttgattccgaagatgagggggttgacttatgaggataggttgagtaggttgggcctttacacattggagttcagaagaatgagagctgatcttattgaaacttataagataatgaggggggctcgacaaggtggatgcagagaggatatttccactcgtaggtgaaactaaaactaggagacatagtcttagaataaggggccgcccatttaaaactgagatgaggaggaatttcttctctgacggttgtaaatctgtggaattctctgtcccagagagctgtggaggctgggtcattgaatatatttaaggcggagatagacagatttttgagcgatgagagtaaaaggttatggggagcgggcagggaaatggagctgagtccatgatcagatcagccatgatcttactgaatggcagagcatgattcgaggggccaaatggcctactcctgctcctaattcttatggaacATTTCTGGAAGTTAGGCTTTATCCTGGCCTCCTAAGCACAATAAAGATGTGCTGGAAAGCTGTCCTCAAGCCACTTTATACCCTGCTGCTGGAGTGGTACATAAAAGTGGTAAAGTGACACACAGAGCAACTGAAATGGGAAAGTCATGTTTTTAAAAACACCACGCAAAATTAAGGTTGCGATTGACCATGAGGGGGCTCGCACACATAGCACAGCAGCAGTCAGACCAAGGAAGGTTTCTTCTTAAGGCACAgtagttaaaaaaaaaagtcaaagcACTTCTCCAGCTACACATTATTATCCACTGCAGACCAACAACTATTTGCCTTTTAAAGTAATAAAATgtctcaaggtacttcacaggattgTTATCAAATGAACAAAATTTGACAAAAAGGCAAAGTTAGGGCAGATTACCAAAAGCATGGTTGaaggagtaggttttaaggagcaggttttaaaggagcatcttaaaggaaggagGTAGtagtgtagggagggaattccagagcttacaacCGAGGCAGAAGACACAACCGCCAACGGTGGAGCATTTAAAAATCGTGATGTTCAAAAAGCCAGAATAGGCAGAGTGCAGATGTCTCGGGGGATTATAGGGCAggtgaagattacagagataatgaggggcaaggccatgcagggatttgaaaacaaggatgagaattttaaaattgaggggttacttaactgggatccaatgtaggtcagcaagcacaggggagatgggcgagcgggactgcgTTAGCACACAGACGGCAGAGTTTTGAATGACGTTAAGTTTAaggagggtagaactagggaggccaaccaggagtgcattggaaagtcaagtctggaggtgataaTGGCAAGTATGAGGGTTTCAAAGAAGATAATTTGAGGTAAGGGCAAAGACAGGTGATATTACGAAGATGGAAGTGGGCGGTCTTAGTGATAGAATGCATATGATGTTGGAAGCTCAATTAGTGACCAAATATTAgtgaccaaggttgcaaacagacagttgccagggagagagatcaaatcagtggcaagggaatggagtttatggcgTGAACGGAAGATAATGGTTTCAGCTTCCCAGTATTTAATTTCTACTTATCTAGTGCtgcatgtcggacaaacagtctgattgTATAGATATGGTGGAGGGTTTGAGAGAGGTGGAggaaaggtagagctgggtataATCAGCTTACATGTGAAAACTCACATTGTgttgccggatgatgtcaccaaaaggcagcatgtagatgagaaataggagggggccaagaatagatccttgggaggACAGCAGATGTGCCAGTGCGGAATcgaaaagagaagccattgcagatgatgctATGGTTATGGCTGGAAAGATGAGAATGAAACAAGgtggtgcagtcccatccagcttgaCGATGGCGGCAAGGTTTTGaagcagaattttgtggtcaactgcgtcaaaggctgcagacaggtccagaagaatgagaagggatagattacctttgtcTCAGTCAATTAGGGTGTCATATGTGACTTTGGTAAGAGCAGTTTAAGTATTGTGGCAAGGGCAGAAGCTTGATTACAGGGATTCAAACGACGAGTTCTTGGAAAGATAGGCACCGATTTGGCAGGTGACAACACTTTCAACAACTTTGCAGAgccaagggagattggagatggagcGATCATTTGGAAGGTTGCTTTTCTgaggaggggtgatgatggcagaattGAAGAAAAGGGGGATAATACTGTCGGAGAACCATTAATATCCGCCAACATGGAAgcaatttagtaggaatagggtcgagagagcaggaagtcagtctcattgacaagatgagctttgaaagggaaagaggggagataggagagaaatgcACAAAGTTAGGGTTAAGGCACAGGGAAAAGAGAGGAAGTAGGTGGGCTTGGGGAAAGGAGGAAATTGAAAGTAGCAGTTGAACAGATATTCTCAATCTttttaacaaagaagtccatgagctcctcacatttattgttcgAGGGAGGAGGAGGTAGGGAGGATAAGTTTGAGAAGATGGTTAGCGGTGGAGAGGAAACCTGGTGTTATTTTTGCCGTCCTGGATGATCTTGGAATAGTGGCCAGTTTTAGTGATGGAGAGCAGGACCTGATGATGGAGATGTTTACGCCCCATGGAGGAATAATCTTTAGAGATTGCTGAGGTATAGaagattttctatttttcctgaaATATACGAGTTAACAAATGTTTTTTTTGAATATTTCTACAATGTGCCTTGACCTTCACGTCCTCTCGCCCAATAAACACCTTTCCTTACACTTACAGCGCTAGGGACATAACACTGATGATCACCAATGTCAAGTTTTATGCTTCAACACTGGAGCAAATTTGTCTTCTCTTGAACACTCCGAACATGTAAGACCCATTGCATTCAACTAAAAGTTCACTCATTCAGAAGTTAAACATCAGCTGAATTCAACACATATatcatttttaaaattctttttacATATTATATAGAACGCAAATACAAGAATCTGTGAAGAGGGACCTTACCTGGTAATCTCTCAACCCAACCAATATAATGTCTGACGTGTTTATCCAAACCTGAAACAAATCATAGTTAAGTCACTCCTGGATCTGGTTAATATTTTACAAACAAAATCCAGACACATCTGTACTACCCAAACATGCAACGCTTGGCAAATAGGCATTAATCTAATTATCCACCAGAGCGTAAATATGATTCTCTTAGCTACCCATCAAACACACACGTCTAAAGTTAGCCTTGCCTTTAACAGATACATTTTAGATCGGTTTTGAACTGATTGGCAAGAGTACGTGTGGGCCAAGAGCAAACAATGCAGGATGCATTTCTTCACCGAATATATCTTAAAAGCATTGGGAGGGATAGTAATGTGTCAGAAATATTGTGACTGGTGTCACTAAGTATTGGACACTAGGAAGCTCCCAGAAGAAGATATCAGACAGGTCAGAAGGCAATGAGTTGGACATTAAAGTACAATCCACTGGAACAAAAGTCAGTACGTATGTTTGATATGCCTCTGAATGGCATGTCAATCAGTTCCAGACAGTAAGTGAAGTCACTAAAAATAGCAAGTACAATAATGACATTTCATCTTTAGTCAGGTAGATTTTCCAAACTGACCAAACCTAGTCTTATGAAAAAGGAAAAGTTATGATTGTGGAAAGTTATTTGGAATTTTTTGGAGGGAGTTGTTGGTTAGAAAACATTGTTTGTATAGAAAAAGGGAATAATAATTTCAATTTTGAAATCTCAAAAGAGTGTGTGCTTGTAGCTACACTATGATGTAAAAAGACAAGAGGGTGCAGCAGTTGGAGTTTTAGGGGTTACAGATACCTGTGTGTGGCACTTTCTAGCAAGTAGTCTGCTTGTGTGCTGTCTGAGTAAAAGTACCACTTATTTGGCTGGAGATGGGGAATCAAAGATAAACTGTATGCGTGCAAATGGTCATCACCTTCTTTCTCAGCTTCCCTCGAATATGACAAAGCCTCTTCACACCATCAAAACACATGGCTTCCAAACGCCCATTTCCCAGCATCTTAATCACCTGGGCATATTCTATTAAAAAAAAACGACTAGAGTTACCTTCAAACAAGCGATTACAACTAGGGTAACTAAAATAGTCTAGCGATCACTGAAATTTCAGTCGTTAATTGTTACGCTCTATTACATTCCGGTAACTCCCAGAAACGTGGTCAGAATCAGTTCTAACAGTAAGAAATAAGCAGAATCCAAAGATGTTTAAATAGTGACCACTCAGCATACAGAAGCTTCAGAATAGTAAGTGGCACAATAGAAAGAGCCTGCAATTATATAGCGGCTTCCAtgtcttcaggacatcccaaagcgctttacagccaattaagtacaagtgtagttactgttgtaatgtagaaaaagacagcagccaatttgcatacaacaagTTCCCATAAACAATGAAATAACGAGCACACATTCTACTTTTAGTGATGTTACTTGAGGGATAAATAGTTCCCAGGGCCAATGCGTCCGTTAAGCTGCGAGGCAGTGGTCTAGAGATCCCATGGAGACTCTTAAAAGGAAAAACCGCGCATGCACGGAAATTTGAATAGGCCGTACAGCCCAAAATAAAAATTAAAGGGATCATTGCCCAGGAccccagggagaattcccctgctcctcttcaaatagtgttatgggatcttttatgtccaattgagggcagtcagggcctcgatttaatgtctcatccgaaagactgcacctccaacagtgtcagCCTGGacaatgtgctcaagtctttggagtgggggcTTGAAACCcgtaacattctgactcagagtgagagtgctacccattgggcCGTGGCTGACACAATAGGGACCTTATCTTCAATGATTTCTGGTATTTGTGTGCTGTTTAAAATACAAGGGCACAGAAATTGGTACAACTTATGAAGATATTTTATAATCATCCTACAGCAACATACTTGACTTAGATTAAACAATTGCAATCTATTAGAGAGTTAGTGGTGTAAGGAGTAGAAGTGggactttttttaaattaaaaaagctAAAAGATAAATcaagatacaggttgaacctctggtCCGGAAATAactgtggttcggcattagtttggGGAACTGCCGCTTTGTGTGGGTGGCGTCCCACTTTCTGCACTGTTGGTGAAGTGCAGGATCCTCACAACCTTACTTCCTTTCTGTGTCTTGTACTGCCATTTCGTGGGCACCTTTTGTCAGTCTGTTCTTTGCGACCCCTGACAGGCATCTGTGCTTTCTTGATCTCGAGTCTGGAGGGATTGAGTGCTGTCATAGTACGTTCTGAATGACACGAGCTGTTTTTGTTGGGTGGCAGGATTTATTCTATCAACGCCTTTATTTATGACTGTGCAGCAAGGATTGTAATACTGCTGATCTcccatggttcggaaaattctctgtttcggcactGGTTAGGTCCCGAGGGTGtcggaccacagaggtccaacctgtaaagCTACAGCAGTGTAGTGGTTACTGGACTAACAATGAGACACCTGAAGCAATAATCCAGAGAACGCAAGTTCAAACCCACCGTGGAAGAGAGAAATCTGAATTCAGTTTtattttaaatctggaaataataAGCTGGTATCAGGAAAAGTGACCATGAACCtatcagattgtcattaaaaacccaactggtttactaagGTCCTAAAGGAGCTAATAGctctagtcccacaccaacatggttaacTCTTAAGTGCCCACTGAAGTGgcccagttgtatcaaactgcttcaATTCAAGATGGACCACCACAACCATCTCAGGGAAACTAAAGATGGGCAATACGTCAAAGTGTCTGCCAAATTACAGTCCTATGCAAAACTGGCAGGTGACGTACAGTACAGAATCCCAGCTACCAGGGCTCCAAACAGCTGTTCCAATTGATGACCCTCATAAAATGAGTATCGTTACCAGACCAAATATATGTTTTTTAAAAATCATGTACCCATAATTTGagatttttattttttttgccaaaaattACATGGGTCATTTTTAACCTTGGGAACCGAATTTCTCTAAATGAATTTGCTGGGATAAATTTGGCCTGAAAGTTTAGAGCCTGCATTTTGCTTTTGCATAACATTTATGCTAAATGGTTCACATTACCAGAAAGAGAATGGGATTTTACAAAATCTTATCGCAGCTACTTAACATTGCCATTTTAAAAATGTCTTCCTTCGAGGATAAAGAACAGGTCTATTACCCAGGACAGGGGTGAGGAATTATATAATTGATTGTATATCTCACTTACCCTGGCCATCCTCTTTAAACACCAGCTCACGCTTCTCAGATTCATTTTCATTCTTACCACGACGCCTGTTTTTACCTCCCTTACCTGGATTTAAAAATAAAAAGTTAAGTCTGCGCTCAAAACTGTTAAAAAGGCTCTCACCTCACCAATCACCCTCTGTTTCCAGACACATACATGGAGCTCAGCACAGACTCACTTAATTTCTAACTCAATATAGTTATTAACTAGTAACAATGTTTACTTCAATACCGCTGACTGTTAGGATTTAGCTGTGACAATTCCAAGTCAGTTTAATTCACAAAATTGGCCAAAAGATTTCAAAAAGTTTTAAAATGCAATCACTACACCTGGAATTAAAACCAAGGACATTTAATTGGCAAACCTCAAAACATTTTTCCTCAAATGGAATCAAAATGGTATTAAAAGTTTATTTTAAATAAAACATAAACATAATACTTTACATTTTGACTATTTTAATTGCACGACTGTACTTTATGGCTCTTCAAAATCAGTGAAACAGTTCCAGGATTTCTATAGAAACATTTGGCTCATAGACTGAACCTATCCATCCTCAAAGATTTCAGATGAATTCATCTACACTGCTGTAGCCCAAAATATTCAATAGTTTATCATGTATTTGAGAAAAAAAGTTAAAGATCAAAAGATTTCACAGGTGATGATCAAcataccgattaatgtttttgttttgcaggtaaactccaaaaagagtttcaggcATATATGTGGCAATGTCGATACAATCATAGCATACTTTAAACAAAATGGAAATGAGCCCAGGAATGGCCATGGGTTTTTTAAAACCTTTATGGACCACCTGAGTGTACAGCATGGAGCCTCATAATATTTGAAGCAATGTTTCTATTAACTGACATATATTTCAAGTTACGATAATTGCATAGATCTGTTCTATAAGgctatggtgagaccacacctggagtattgtgtacaggaagGAGATACGTGCCTTAGAGGGGGGTCAACATAGATTCACTAGATTGACTCCTGgacgagagggttgtcctatgaggaaagaccgAGTCAaatgggcctatactttctggagtttagaagaatgataggtgatctcattgaaacatataaaattcatagCGGGCTTGATAGTAGATGCTGAttttcctggctggagagtctagaaatagggggcatagtcttggaCGAGGGGATCTGCTATTTCGAACTAAGATGATAACTTTCTTCGCTGAGGATTGCAAACCTTTggcattctctactccagagggctgtggatgctcagtcgctgagtatattcaaggctgatagagATAGATTTTTGGCCATTAAgggaatcgggtgggaaagtgcAGCTGAtgcagaagttcagccatgatcttactgaatggcagagcaggctcgttgGGCCATATGGCtttcacctgctcctatttcttatgttcttata
Proteins encoded:
- the LOC139276256 gene encoding eukaryotic translation initiation factor 1A, X-chromosomal; translation: MPKNKGKGGKNRRRGKNENESEKRELVFKEDGQEYAQVIKMLGNGRLEAMCFDGVKRLCHIRGKLRKKVWINTSDIILVGLRDYQDNKADVILKYNADEARSLKAYGELPEHAKINETDTFGPGDDDEIQFDDIGDDDEDIDDI